The uncultured Ilyobacter sp. genome has a segment encoding these proteins:
- a CDS encoding glycosyltransferase — protein sequence MKNKLKFLLLLNIIILLTVVCYKIYLVKFEKNFQSKNIETITILENSKKYDKEFSFAVLGNIKNSINIFEKEIIPQINRDDEIDFMISTGNAVFDGAESKYRMFYKSISKLRVPVIVGIGENEISDEGAIRFYRHFGPFYFSFVVRDSYFIFMDTTEKLSKNEQREWLVKELKNASKYRHRFVFMSNPPFIIEENFLLSIGTDYIEDENYRKFLMDTLSKYSVTAVFSSGAGIYDKREINNVLYFICGGGGGGIILNEKNIHHYMKVQVRPNGVQYHVIKLEKPVDSRFYGILKNIFGYGYSLFYVNFLNLVLGLILLMIAITIAYLKASDGIDYYRDFESTSETFPIKEKLNIAMFTNDYFPFIGGVPISIKRLADSLRCRGHNVYIFAPEYPYGEEKDNRVVRCKLLVYHRTKKFDYPIVNIFSRDIEKKFSSIKFDLVHVHHPFWMGKKGLSLGEKYGLPVVLTYHTRFEEYAYHMPFFKLIFKNIIFHKVIKRFAQRCNLIFAPTNSAKEYLSNIGVSRNKVVMPTGVDISSYENLGENEIAEIRKKYGTENGFLLCSVSRLSKEKNIYFLLEGIKYIKENSNILFKVIIIGDGPERLKLEKTIKEKGLENIVELVGLVKSDQISKYYLASDIFIFSSKSETQGMVILEAMSAGCPPVAIRSSGIDDVIFDGKNGFKTKADIKEWSKKVISLMESPDKLENMSKNAYEFSRKFTKETLAERVEKEYQKAIKLQNIFLKNKADNSQKR from the coding sequence ATGAAAAATAAACTGAAATTTCTATTGTTACTAAATATCATTATACTGCTCACTGTAGTTTGTTATAAAATATATCTGGTTAAATTTGAAAAAAATTTTCAATCCAAAAATATTGAAACCATAACTATTTTGGAGAATTCAAAAAAATACGACAAGGAATTTTCCTTTGCAGTTTTGGGAAATATAAAGAATTCCATAAACATATTTGAAAAAGAGATAATTCCTCAAATAAACAGGGACGATGAGATTGATTTCATGATCTCTACAGGAAATGCCGTTTTTGATGGAGCTGAAAGTAAATACAGAATGTTTTACAAAAGTATAAGCAAACTCAGGGTGCCGGTAATAGTAGGAATAGGTGAGAACGAAATTTCAGATGAAGGCGCCATAAGGTTTTATAGGCATTTCGGCCCTTTCTATTTTTCATTTGTAGTTAGAGATTCCTACTTCATTTTTATGGATACAACAGAGAAACTCTCAAAAAATGAACAGAGAGAATGGCTGGTGAAGGAGCTGAAAAATGCCTCCAAATATAGACACAGATTTGTATTCATGAGCAATCCGCCTTTTATAATTGAGGAAAACTTTTTGTTGAGCATAGGAACTGACTATATAGAGGATGAAAACTACAGGAAATTCCTGATGGATACCCTCTCAAAATATTCAGTTACGGCAGTATTTTCATCTGGGGCCGGGATCTACGACAAAAGAGAGATAAATAATGTTTTGTATTTTATATGCGGCGGTGGCGGCGGCGGAATCATATTGAACGAAAAAAACATTCACCATTACATGAAAGTGCAGGTTAGACCCAATGGAGTACAATATCATGTCATAAAATTAGAAAAACCCGTAGATTCAAGGTTCTACGGGATACTTAAAAACATATTCGGGTACGGCTACTCCCTATTTTATGTCAACTTTTTAAATCTGGTTCTCGGGTTGATTTTGCTCATGATTGCAATAACTATTGCATACCTAAAAGCCTCTGATGGGATTGATTATTATAGAGATTTTGAAAGTACTTCAGAAACTTTTCCTATTAAAGAAAAATTAAACATCGCCATGTTTACCAATGACTACTTCCCGTTTATAGGGGGGGTTCCAATATCTATAAAACGTCTGGCAGATAGCCTGAGATGCAGAGGACATAATGTTTATATCTTCGCACCTGAATATCCTTACGGTGAGGAAAAAGATAACAGAGTTGTCAGATGCAAATTATTGGTTTATCACAGAACAAAAAAATTCGATTATCCCATTGTTAATATATTTTCAAGGGATATCGAAAAAAAGTTCAGCTCAATTAAATTTGACTTAGTCCACGTACATCATCCATTCTGGATGGGTAAAAAAGGGCTTAGTCTCGGTGAAAAATATGGACTGCCGGTTGTCTTGACGTATCATACCAGATTTGAAGAATATGCCTACCATATGCCATTTTTCAAACTAATATTTAAAAATATAATATTCCACAAAGTGATAAAAAGATTTGCCCAGAGATGTAATCTCATATTTGCCCCGACAAATAGTGCAAAGGAATACCTTTCCAATATAGGAGTCAGCAGAAATAAAGTGGTAATGCCTACGGGAGTGGATATATCATCTTATGAAAATCTTGGAGAAAATGAGATAGCTGAAATCAGAAAAAAATATGGAACAGAAAATGGATTTCTACTATGCAGCGTCTCAAGACTTTCTAAAGAAAAAAACATATACTTTCTTTTGGAAGGAATAAAATATATAAAAGAAAATTCGAATATTTTATTTAAGGTTATAATTATAGGGGATGGTCCTGAAAGGTTGAAATTGGAGAAAACTATAAAAGAAAAAGGACTGGAAAATATTGTTGAACTTGTAGGACTTGTCAAATCAGATCAAATCTCCAAGTATTATTTAGCCTCAGATATTTTCATCTTCAGTTCAAAGTCTGAGACACAGGGAATGGTAATTTTAGAAGCTATGAGTGCGGGATGTCCGCCTGTAGCTATTCGTTCAAGTGGAATAGATGACGTTATTTTTGACGGTAAAAACGGATTCAAAACAAAAGCAGATATAAAAGAATGGTCTAAAAAAGTTATATCTTTAATGGAAAGCCCTGACAAGCTTGAAAATATGAGTAAGAATGCCTATGAATTTTCAAGAAAATTTACTAAAGAAACCCTTGCAGAAAGAGTGGAAAAAGAATATCAGAAGGCAATAAAACTTCAAAATATTTTTTTGAAAAATAAAGCTGATAATAGTCAGAAGAGGTGA
- a CDS encoding DUF374 domain-containing protein: MQILDVLFAKIIGRLSAFYIDMVFNTSKIVKKGHCELLENLSNEQFVIAFWHGDSYCMYPILKGSSLLVVTTEDRRGDYISEISKCFGYIPVRIPDKNNEGRSLIRIRNSIEKYRGASIGVTLDGPLGPYHKPKDFPFITALLSEKRVLPISLEFSRKIQLKKRWDKYTIPLPFNKIKLKTHFPLKITKEDKKNGFFNLKEQILQEMENEG; encoded by the coding sequence ATGCAAATACTTGATGTGTTATTCGCTAAAATAATCGGTAGATTGTCGGCATTCTACATTGATATGGTGTTTAATACCAGTAAAATCGTAAAAAAAGGACATTGTGAGCTTTTGGAAAATCTCAGCAATGAGCAGTTTGTGATAGCATTTTGGCATGGTGACAGCTACTGTATGTACCCTATACTAAAAGGAAGTTCACTGCTGGTTGTAACTACAGAAGACAGAAGGGGAGATTATATATCCGAAATATCAAAATGTTTTGGATATATTCCTGTAAGAATACCTGATAAAAACAACGAAGGAAGATCGCTTATTAGGATAAGAAATAGCATTGAAAAATATAGAGGTGCAAGTATCGGCGTAACCTTGGACGGACCTCTTGGACCTTATCATAAACCGAAGGATTTCCCATTTATTACAGCACTTCTTTCAGAAAAAAGAGTACTCCCAATTTCATTGGAATTTAGCAGAAAAATACAGCTTAAAAAAAGGTGGGATAAATATACCATCCCCCTTCCCTTCAACAAAATTAAGTTGAAAACACATTTCCCCTTGAAAATTACAAAAGAGGACAAAAAAAATGGATTTTTTAATTTAAAAGAACAAATTTTGCAGGAAATGGAAAATGAAGGCTAA
- a CDS encoding HAD hydrolase family protein — MIIAIDFDGTIVESAFPNIGKIKPNAERVIKRLFGEGHKIIIWTCRPINNRGLEEMKKWLKDNDIPYHKINENIEGIGMTTSNKVCADVYIDDMDVHCREKGVDWYRIEEIFEDTGVFRLRFPKPPRL, encoded by the coding sequence ATGATTATAGCAATAGATTTTGATGGGACAATAGTAGAGAGTGCCTTCCCGAATATAGGAAAGATCAAGCCAAATGCTGAGAGGGTAATAAAAAGACTCTTCGGTGAAGGACACAAAATAATAATATGGACGTGCCGACCGATAAACAACAGAGGGCTAGAGGAAATGAAGAAATGGCTCAAGGACAATGACATTCCCTATCATAAAATCAATGAAAATATAGAGGGTATCGGAATGACAACATCTAATAAGGTCTGTGCAGACGTGTATATAGATGATATGGATGTTCACTGCCGGGAAAAGGGAGTTGACTGGTATCGTATAGAGGAAATTTTTGAGGACACAGGGGTGTTTAGACTGAGGTTTCCAAAACCCCCAAGATTATAG
- a CDS encoding lysylphosphatidylglycerol synthase transmembrane domain-containing protein, producing MKKTPDNIKNKILETHEKIEIGKKWTYFFLAFVFILTSFLSLIFVYHIASSKESFFTLEIFPVKMFFQIGGLLFIYFTLDGLRLYYILKALNIKIDFRYILRLVFINIFVSNITPFATGGGFLQVFFLKKKGVAMGSAIAATIIRTVLPIIFFFATTPFIFLFDRDLINMFSRKNSLFIVIFLFTAYVAAVFTLYRIFYNSKTIKRFICKFLNYFGNKNIITANKVKNLRAYFFKEVDNFRGSVILFLKGDKKNVILAIIFTLMFLFSLFMFPVLIIKGLNYDISIFSIIAAQIIITAITYFAPTPGATGIAEGGFSLIFSQFVQKKDIVSVTFAWRFFTIYTGFIIGLIIFYRELIKNNDKNEYKQ from the coding sequence ATGAAAAAAACACCTGATAATATAAAAAATAAAATTCTTGAGACCCATGAAAAAATCGAAATAGGGAAAAAATGGACTTATTTTTTTCTTGCATTTGTATTCATTTTGACCTCATTTTTATCCCTCATATTTGTATACCACATAGCCAGCAGCAAAGAGTCTTTTTTTACATTGGAAATATTCCCAGTAAAAATGTTTTTTCAAATTGGGGGGCTCCTTTTTATATACTTCACTTTAGACGGACTGCGATTATATTATATTTTAAAAGCCCTTAATATAAAAATAGATTTCAGATACATTCTAAGATTGGTTTTTATAAACATCTTTGTGTCAAATATTACTCCATTCGCAACTGGTGGGGGATTTTTACAGGTATTTTTCCTAAAGAAAAAAGGTGTTGCCATGGGTTCCGCAATTGCTGCAACTATAATTAGGACGGTCCTTCCCATAATTTTTTTCTTTGCCACCACTCCTTTTATCTTTCTCTTTGACAGGGATCTTATTAATATGTTTTCCAGAAAAAATTCCCTATTTATTGTCATATTTTTATTCACAGCATATGTTGCGGCAGTTTTTACTCTTTATAGAATCTTTTACAATTCAAAAACAATAAAAAGATTCATATGCAAATTCTTAAATTATTTTGGCAACAAAAATATAATCACAGCAAATAAAGTAAAAAATCTCAGAGCATATTTTTTCAAGGAAGTTGATAATTTCAGAGGAAGTGTGATTTTATTTTTAAAAGGAGATAAAAAAAATGTCATACTTGCAATTATCTTTACTCTGATGTTTTTATTTTCACTGTTCATGTTCCCAGTGCTAATCATAAAAGGACTGAATTATGACATCTCAATTTTTTCAATAATAGCTGCTCAGATAATCATAACTGCTATAACATATTTTGCACCCACTCCAGGAGCAACAGGTATAGCAGAAGGGGGATTTTCTCTGATATTTTCCCAGTTTGTCCAAAAGAAAGATATCGTTTCCGTTACATTCGCATGGAGATTTTTTACTATATATACAGGATTTATAATCGGCTTAATAATTTTTTACAGAGAGCTAATAAAGAATAATGATAAAAATGAATACAAACAGTAA